TGGCGAGGTGGTTCGCATTGTAGACGAACCTGGGCTAAATTACAAAATACCGCTGATACAAAATGTATCAACTTTGCCTAAGCATTTACTCATATATGATGTTCCGCCTGCAGAGATTAACACCTTTGATAAAAAGCGTATTATGGTTGATCATTATGCGATTTGGAAAATAACAGATTCAAAGGCTATGATAGAAAGCCTAAGAACTGTACTAGCCGCTGAAGGCAGATTAGGTGATATTATCTATTCAAATCTTCGAACTGAGTTGGGACGATTAAGTTATGATGAGATCATCAATGAAGAGAAATCCTCTAGGGGCGATATCAATGCTCTTGTACGTGATCAAGTAAATACTGTGCTGGCTAATAACGGTAACGGCATTGAAGTTGTTGATATCCATATGAAACGTACTGATTTACCCGAGAGTAATGAACAGGCCGTATTTAACCGTATGATTTCTGAGCGTGAAAGCACAGCGCAGGAATACCTGTCTCAAGGGGATGCAGAGGCGAACATTATTCGTGCACAAACTGACCGTGAGGTGCAAGAAATGCTTGCAACTGCCAATGCAGAGGCTAAGTTTATTATTGCCGATGGAGAACAGGAAGCTGCCCGTCTTTATAATGAAGCATACGGTAAGGACCCTAACTT
This Desulfuribacillus alkaliarsenatis DNA region includes the following protein-coding sequences:
- the hflC gene encoding protease modulator HflC encodes the protein MSDFKKMIDQLNSMNKGEQQFKTINGGNNQSNTSFNKPIDMKKFTPAFITISVVIFLSLVVLNSLYIVKPNEYKVVRQFGEVVRIVDEPGLNYKIPLIQNVSTLPKHLLIYDVPPAEINTFDKKRIMVDHYAIWKITDSKAMIESLRTVLAAEGRLGDIIYSNLRTELGRLSYDEIINEEKSSRGDINALVRDQVNTVLANNGNGIEVVDIHMKRTDLPESNEQAVFNRMISERESTAQEYLSQGDAEANIIRAQTDREVQEMLATANAEAKFIIADGEQEAARLYNEAYGKDPNFFSMYRTLESYRTTLQGEPVIILPIESPYTRYLLGE